A DNA window from uncultured Methanoregula sp. contains the following coding sequences:
- the moaA gene encoding GTP 3',8-cyclase MoaA, whose translation MTLKDPYNRPVSNIRISLTKQCNLSCIYCHREGETAPKEPISAAEIAEILRVAAHFDIRSVKFTGGEPLLRPDLLEIVRSVPAGMESSLTTNGTLLSGIATDLKKAGMRRVNVSLDSLNRETYKKITGVDRLSDVLDGISEALDAGLTPIKLNMVVLDGINDHEIDDFLAYVRGNRNLVLQLIELMHFNDCDHHGDLNNLEGSLAARSKQIVTRRMHHRKKYCLDGAEVEVVRPLHNTEFCAFCNRLRVTSDGTLKPCLLRSDNHIDIRGKSGKELEDLFVKAVSLREPFYK comes from the coding sequence ATGACCCTCAAAGACCCCTACAACCGCCCGGTGAGCAATATCCGGATCAGTCTCACCAAACAGTGTAATCTGTCCTGCATCTACTGCCACCGCGAAGGGGAGACCGCACCAAAAGAGCCTATATCGGCAGCGGAGATTGCGGAAATTCTGAGGGTCGCAGCGCATTTTGATATCCGGAGCGTGAAATTTACCGGGGGCGAGCCCCTGCTCCGGCCGGATCTTCTGGAGATTGTCAGATCGGTTCCTGCGGGCATGGAATCCTCGCTCACCACGAACGGGACGCTCCTTTCGGGCATTGCGACCGACCTGAAAAAGGCCGGCATGCGCAGGGTCAACGTGAGCCTGGACAGCCTCAACCGTGAGACCTACAAAAAGATCACCGGTGTCGACCGGCTTTCCGATGTGCTGGACGGGATCTCCGAAGCCCTCGATGCCGGCCTGACCCCGATCAAGCTCAACATGGTGGTCCTTGACGGGATCAATGATCACGAGATCGATGACTTTCTTGCGTACGTACGGGGAAACCGCAACCTGGTCCTCCAGCTCATCGAGCTGATGCACTTCAATGACTGCGATCATCACGGGGATCTCAATAACCTGGAAGGCTCGCTTGCAGCCCGGTCAAAACAGATCGTGACAAGGAGAATGCACCACCGGAAAAAATACTGCCTGGACGGGGCCGAAGTCGAAGTGGTACGGCCCCTCCACAATACCGAGTTCTGTGCATTCTGCAACCGCCTCCGGGTGACTTCGGACGGCACCCTCAAGCCCTGCCTCCTCCGCTCGGACAACCACATCGATATCCGGGGAAAGAGCGGTAAGGAGCTCGAGGACCTTTTTGTAAAAGCCGTCTCCCTGCGAGAGCCGTTCTACAAGTAG